From one Candidatus Hydrogenedentota bacterium genomic stretch:
- a CDS encoding Gfo/Idh/MocA family oxidoreductase, translated as MKKQDSTRNSMAAAHATPRRTFLKTAAAAGAGLLILPSGTRVGAAAPSNKLNVALIGADGRARAHYDAISEENVVALCDVDEEHIAFAAERFPNAKQYTDWRKCLEQKDLDAIICCTADHTHAFVATWAMNRGMHVYCEKPLANSVAEARLVRETYLKNKDKIATQCGMQRHAHENFNRVKELIRDGVIGDLEEVHAWGNRQIPKPGYLPAQGEPPKNLHYDLWIGPSPFHPYNPGYFEGAPGANCLSWNMYWDFGSGQVGDMGSHTMDIVWCAIDAGLPTSAEAAGDPFNPEVTPVKLAAAFEHPANDWRPAIRVTWHQGGDMPDNPGGFECIDLNKIGHGAMFKGSKGILVSDFERRILLPGSDEADMTYYTPRPKDKLFPPLGHFQHEWTNACKGDLKTTCNFDYSGTMIEQLLLGLVAYRVGGKIEYDGANGRVTNNAEADALLSRKYRKGWTLNG; from the coding sequence ATGAAGAAGCAAGATTCGACCCGCAACAGCATGGCAGCCGCCCATGCCACACCGAGACGCACGTTTCTGAAAACCGCCGCGGCGGCCGGCGCCGGGCTCCTCATTCTGCCCAGCGGAACGCGCGTAGGCGCTGCCGCGCCCAGCAACAAGCTCAACGTCGCCCTTATCGGGGCTGACGGCCGGGCGCGCGCCCACTACGATGCCATTTCGGAAGAGAATGTCGTGGCCCTGTGCGATGTCGATGAAGAACATATCGCATTCGCGGCCGAAAGATTCCCCAATGCCAAGCAGTACACCGATTGGCGGAAGTGCCTCGAGCAAAAAGATCTCGATGCGATCATCTGCTGCACCGCCGACCACACCCATGCTTTCGTCGCCACATGGGCCATGAATCGCGGCATGCACGTCTATTGCGAGAAGCCCCTGGCCAACAGCGTCGCGGAAGCCCGCCTGGTCCGCGAAACATACCTCAAGAACAAGGACAAAATCGCCACCCAGTGCGGCATGCAGCGCCACGCTCACGAAAACTTCAACCGCGTGAAGGAGTTGATTCGCGACGGCGTCATCGGCGACCTCGAAGAAGTCCACGCATGGGGCAACCGTCAGATTCCCAAGCCGGGTTACCTGCCCGCGCAAGGCGAACCGCCCAAGAACCTGCACTACGACCTGTGGATAGGGCCCTCCCCGTTCCACCCCTACAATCCGGGCTACTTTGAAGGGGCCCCCGGCGCGAACTGCCTTTCCTGGAACATGTACTGGGATTTCGGCAGCGGCCAGGTCGGCGACATGGGCAGCCACACCATGGACATCGTCTGGTGCGCGATTGACGCGGGCCTCCCAACGTCGGCCGAAGCCGCTGGCGACCCGTTCAATCCCGAGGTCACGCCGGTAAAGCTCGCGGCGGCCTTCGAGCATCCCGCCAACGACTGGCGGCCCGCGATCCGCGTCACATGGCACCAGGGCGGCGACATGCCGGATAACCCGGGCGGATTCGAATGCATCGACCTGAACAAGATTGGCCACGGCGCCATGTTCAAAGGCTCCAAGGGCATACTCGTATCGGACTTCGAGCGCCGCATCCTGCTGCCCGGAAGCGACGAGGCCGACATGACCTACTACACCCCGCGGCCCAAGGATAAGCTCTTCCCGCCCCTGGGCCATTTCCAGCACGAATGGACCAACGCCTGCAAGGGCGACCTCAAGACAACCTGCAACTTCGATTACAGCGGCACCATGATCGAACAGTTGCTCCTGGGGCTCGTTGCCTATCGCGTGGGCGGCAAGATCGAGTACGACGGCGCCAACGGACGCGTCACCAACAACGCCGAAGCCGACGCACTCCTCAGCCGCAAATACCGCAAAGGGTGGACACTCAACGGCTGA
- a CDS encoding pyridoxine 5'-phosphate synthase: MIELGVNIDHVATLREARKGVEPDVITAAKLCELAGAHQITVHLRQDRRHIQDRDVELLKQVLQVRLNLEMAAVDEIIGIAHRIQPTSVCLVPENRQEITTEGGLDVAGQVRRLTEVTAGFQDAGIKVSMFIDPEPEQVDASAEAGADYVELHTGAYASARGDNILTELDRIADATARALDSNLIVNAGHGLTIRNLPAIAAIPDINEVNIGHSIISRAVFIGLEDAVREILDILSAYSEQAFQ; this comes from the coding sequence ATGATAGAGTTAGGCGTAAACATCGACCACGTGGCCACCCTGCGGGAAGCGCGAAAAGGCGTTGAACCCGACGTTATTACCGCCGCAAAACTCTGCGAACTCGCTGGCGCCCACCAGATCACCGTGCATCTCCGCCAGGACCGGCGCCACATTCAGGACCGCGACGTCGAACTCCTCAAACAAGTTCTGCAGGTGCGGTTGAACCTCGAAATGGCCGCGGTCGACGAGATTATTGGCATCGCCCATCGTATCCAGCCCACCAGCGTATGCCTGGTACCGGAAAACCGGCAGGAAATCACCACCGAAGGCGGACTCGACGTCGCCGGCCAGGTGCGCCGCCTGACCGAAGTGACCGCCGGCTTCCAAGACGCCGGCATCAAGGTGAGCATGTTCATCGACCCCGAGCCCGAGCAGGTCGACGCCAGCGCCGAGGCCGGGGCGGACTACGTCGAACTGCATACGGGCGCCTATGCGAGTGCCCGAGGGGATAACATCCTGACCGAGTTGGACCGCATCGCCGACGCCACAGCGCGCGCGCTTGACAGCAACCTTATCGTGAACGCCGGACACGGCCTGACCATCCGAAACCTGCCCGCTATCGCCGCGATCCCGGACATCAACGAGGTCAATATCGGGCACTCGATCATCTCACGCGCCGTATTCATCGGGCTCGAAGACGCAGTCCGCGAAATCCTCGACATTCTGAGCGCATACTCCGAACAAGCGTTCCAATGA
- the glmM gene encoding phosphoglucosamine mutase gives MSERLFGTDGIRGIANRYPMSAELALKVGRAVGHLAQREERPHTILIGKDTRRSGYMLENALTAGLCSMGVHVLLVGPLPTPGVSYILRSLRCDGGIMISASHNAFQYNGIKLFGPDGYKIPDSMEDEITRLIQNGEVEDIRPTAERIGTARRIDDAVGRYIEYAKASFPKGMRLDGLKIVCDCAHGAAYKVGPSTFSELGAEVIAIGERPNGTNINDGCGSTRPEDMRATVIRERADVGIAFDGDADRIVMADEEGRLIDGNGLLAILACDMLKSGRLPQNCLATTIMANGGLLKAIEPLGGKIIWTKVGDRYVVEAMREHDLALGGEASGHMVLLEYNTTGDALIAALQVLATMVRHDTPLSVLASVYHHMPEAHANVPHDDGAVPSEEELAGLVREAEAGLKGRGRVVIRPSGTEPIIRVMVQHEVRREAEALVEALAKRVAAL, from the coding sequence ATGAGCGAGCGACTGTTTGGAACGGACGGTATTCGCGGCATCGCCAACCGGTATCCCATGTCTGCTGAGCTGGCCCTGAAGGTGGGGCGGGCAGTGGGACATCTCGCACAGCGGGAAGAGCGCCCCCACACGATCCTCATCGGCAAGGATACCCGGCGCTCGGGATACATGCTCGAGAACGCGCTCACGGCGGGCTTGTGTTCCATGGGCGTACACGTGTTGCTCGTGGGGCCGCTCCCTACGCCCGGCGTGTCCTACATTCTTCGAAGCCTGCGGTGCGACGGCGGCATCATGATCTCTGCCTCACACAATGCCTTCCAATACAACGGCATCAAGCTTTTCGGCCCGGATGGGTACAAGATCCCCGATTCCATGGAAGACGAGATCACCCGGCTCATTCAGAATGGCGAAGTCGAGGACATTCGTCCCACGGCGGAGCGCATCGGCACGGCGCGCCGCATCGACGACGCCGTCGGCCGCTACATCGAGTACGCCAAAGCGTCTTTCCCGAAGGGAATGCGCCTGGACGGCCTCAAGATCGTGTGCGATTGCGCCCATGGCGCGGCGTACAAGGTCGGCCCGTCGACCTTCTCCGAATTGGGCGCCGAGGTCATCGCCATCGGCGAACGCCCAAACGGAACCAACATCAACGACGGATGTGGCTCCACCCGCCCCGAGGACATGCGCGCCACCGTGATACGCGAACGGGCCGACGTCGGCATCGCGTTCGACGGGGACGCCGACCGCATCGTCATGGCGGACGAGGAAGGCCGGCTCATCGACGGGAACGGCCTGCTCGCGATCCTCGCGTGCGACATGCTGAAAAGCGGCCGCCTCCCCCAGAACTGTCTGGCCACAACCATCATGGCCAATGGAGGCCTGCTGAAGGCCATCGAGCCGTTGGGCGGGAAGATCATCTGGACGAAAGTTGGCGACCGGTACGTCGTCGAAGCCATGCGCGAGCACGACCTGGCGTTGGGCGGGGAGGCGTCGGGTCACATGGTCCTGCTCGAGTACAACACCACCGGAGACGCTTTGATTGCCGCGCTCCAGGTGCTCGCAACGATGGTCCGGCACGATACGCCGCTGTCCGTGCTGGCGAGTGTTTACCACCATATGCCGGAGGCGCATGCCAACGTTCCGCACGACGATGGCGCGGTGCCCTCCGAAGAAGAACTGGCCGGGCTGGTGCGGGAGGCCGAAGCTGGGTTGAAGGGCCGCGGCCGCGTTGTGATTCGCCCGTCGGGCACCGAGCCCATTATCCGCGTGATGGTGCAACACGAGGTCCGCCGGGAAGCGGAAGCGCTCGTCGAAGCGTTGGCGAAGCGGGTGGCGGCGTTATAA
- the folP gene encoding dihydropteroate synthase, whose translation MREAATRMPLAEQLGPGTAIMGIINVTPDSFFDGGRYAKFDLATAYARQLAESGADLLDIGGESSRPGAETLDPAVELERVLPVVRACAGLGKPLSIDTYHASTAAACIAAGAVMVNDITALRGDPEMAGVIASSGVDCILMHMQGAPKTMQRDPFYKNVVDDIRAFLEQRMSYAVAQGISERRIWVDPGFGFGKTVAHNLELLRRLGEFKRLGRPVLVGTSNKSTIGAVLDAALGERDEGTAATVAVAIANGADAVRVHNVRMMARVARMTDAIYGKYHP comes from the coding sequence ATGAGGGAAGCGGCGACACGCATGCCGTTGGCGGAGCAGCTCGGGCCGGGTACGGCTATCATGGGCATCATCAATGTGACGCCCGATTCCTTCTTTGACGGGGGAAGATACGCCAAGTTTGACCTCGCAACAGCCTATGCCCGGCAACTGGCCGAATCGGGTGCGGATCTCCTCGACATCGGCGGAGAATCCTCGCGGCCTGGTGCCGAAACGCTCGATCCGGCCGTGGAACTCGAGCGCGTGCTTCCCGTCGTGCGCGCTTGCGCAGGGCTCGGGAAACCGCTCTCGATCGACACCTACCACGCGTCAACGGCCGCCGCCTGCATTGCGGCGGGCGCCGTCATGGTCAACGATATCACCGCTCTGCGGGGCGACCCCGAAATGGCCGGGGTAATCGCTTCCAGCGGCGTGGACTGCATACTCATGCACATGCAGGGCGCGCCCAAGACCATGCAGAGAGACCCTTTCTACAAGAATGTGGTCGACGATATCCGCGCGTTCCTGGAACAACGCATGTCATACGCTGTGGCCCAGGGCATCTCCGAACGGCGCATCTGGGTAGACCCCGGATTTGGATTCGGGAAAACGGTGGCGCATAATCTGGAACTGCTGAGACGTCTTGGAGAATTCAAGCGTTTGGGACGCCCCGTGTTGGTTGGCACCTCGAATAAATCGACCATCGGAGCCGTGCTGGACGCCGCGCTGGGTGAGCGGGATGAAGGCACTGCCGCCACGGTGGCGGTCGCTATTGCGAATGGGGCCGACGCGGTGCGGGTGCACAACGTGCGGATGATGGCCCGCGTTGCGCGTATGACCGACGCCATTTACGGAAAGTATCATCCATGA